One genomic window of Citrobacter sp. Marseille-Q6884 includes the following:
- a CDS encoding retention module-containing protein yields MSAIAGTVKAIIGQVFAIASDGSRRLLTEGDTILAGEQIETGAAGAVSLSLSNGKTLDLGRDTHWDTASISPAITSDTDQTDIAAIQQAIQDGQDPTQILEATAAGPQPAGQPGVSGGGSHTHVILDLTGEIIDPTAGFPTTGIDFPDSEPQEELTLLDRNADSDSDSDSDADSDSDSDSDADADSDSDSDSDADADSDSDSDSDSDSDSDSDSDSDSDSDSDSDSDSDADADSDSDADADADADADADADADADADADADADADADADADADADADADADADADADADADADADADADADADADADADADADADADADADADADADADADADADADADADADADADADTDADADADADADADADADADADADADADADADADADADADADADADADADADADADADADADADADADADADADADADADADADADADADADTDADADADSDADSDSDSDSDSDSDSDSDSDSDSDSDSDSDSDSDSDSDSDSDSDSDSDSDSDSDSDSDSDSDSDSDSDSDADSDSDSDSDSDSDSDSDSDSDSDADSDSDADSDSDSDSDSDSDSDSDSDSDSDSDSDSDADSDSDSDSDSDSDSDSDSDSDSDSDSDSDSDSDSDSDSDSDSDSDSDSDSDSDSDSDSDSDSDSDADSDSDSDSDSDSDSDSDSDSDSDSDSDSDSDSDSDSDSDSDSDSDSDSDSDSDSDSDSDSDSDSDSDSDSDSDSDSDSDSDSDSDSDSDADSDSDSDSDSDSDSDSDSDSDSDSDSDSDSDSDSDSDSDSDSDSDSDSDSDSDSDSDSDSDSDSDSDSDSDSDSDSDSDSDSDSDSDSDSDSDSDSDSDSDSDSDSDADSDSDSDSDSDSDSDSDSDSDSDSDSDSDSDSDSDSDSDSDSDSDSDSDSDSDSDSDSDSDSDSDSDSDSDSDSDSDSDADSDSDSDSDSDSDSDSDSDSDSDSDSDSDADSDADSDKSISLEVDFSKTESSKVTEINGGSDDPNGYDVDENGKIIAIGDNVTLWITKGDIEAGRVSDEIPKGQIKYYSDGNPSGDTSHSDVFLLHQGSGYWQDGNFRELNSVKGNTTSASGPNGDARDTIYVQDDGKGWSAEKGPANVNGNINYVDNVSVTIGGHKVVQGSNSISDVTSSKGGSGWDPNAPGSHTTWHYELSLDASIAGGGEHDQITSITISGLPKGSIEFNGKSYDVDANGHVVIDVDDTADLNAKITINTDNPLNSGDIKVDISTSVNGEPHESGEIAVSDDHHSITLSGEDSSTPQESHDTEMMTASIDEHHDLNENHSSHDAQPQSEESEGDNESHASLLDSEDLYLTPTEPDNNVAPAEHHDAPVAGDTGQPETSLTHLVDESAELSPDDSHAGSAKTATATAEPDDTQHDNPTSATTLSSEEPLNFSDIIHDEGNDNDLSKLLPVADVSAESHNSADQIVAADAPHDAGDTYAGGDQAQMDNLIAKPDIDA; encoded by the coding sequence ATGAGTGCCATCGCAGGGACAGTAAAAGCAATTATCGGGCAGGTTTTCGCTATTGCCTCTGATGGCAGTCGGCGTTTATTGACCGAAGGGGACACCATCCTCGCGGGAGAACAAATAGAAACCGGCGCCGCTGGAGCCGTTTCTCTTTCTCTTTCTAACGGTAAAACGCTCGACCTGGGTCGCGATACCCACTGGGATACCGCCAGTATTTCCCCTGCGATCACTTCTGATACCGATCAAACTGATATCGCCGCAATCCAACAAGCCATTCAGGACGGGCAAGACCCCACACAAATCCTTGAAGCAACTGCCGCAGGCCCACAGCCCGCAGGACAGCCGGGAGTGAGTGGTGGCGGATCGCATACGCACGTTATCCTGGATCTTACCGGCGAAATTATCGACCCGACGGCAGGCTTCCCCACGACCGGCATTGATTTTCCTGATAGCGAACCTCAGGAAGAACTGACCCTGCTTGACAGAAACGCTGATTCTGACTCGGACAGTGATTCCGATGCTGACAGTGACTCGGATTCCGATAGCGATGCTGATGCTGACAGTGACTCGGACTCCGACAGCGATGCCGATGCTGACAGTGACTCGGACTCCGATAGCGACTCCGATTCTGACAGTGACTCGGACTCCGATAGCGACTCCGATTCTGACAGTGACTCGGATTCCGATAGCGATGCCGATGCTGACAGTGATTCGGATGCCGATGCCGATGCTGACGCTGATGCCGATGCTGATGCTGATGCCGACGCGGATGCTGACGCGGATGCCGATGCTGACGCGGATGCCGATGCTGATGCCGATGCGGATGCCGATGCGGATGCCGATGCGGACGCTGATGCGGATGCGGATGCCGATGCGGATGCCGACGCGGATGCGGATGCCGATGCGGATGCCGATGCGGATGCGGATGCTGATGCGGATGCCGACGCGGATGCTGATGCCGATGCGGATGCCGACGCGGATGCCGATGCGGATGCCGATGCGGATGCGGATGCTGATGCTGATGCGGATGCCGACGCGGATGCTGATGCCGACACGGATGCAGATGCAGATGCTGATGCCGACGCGGATGCTGATGCCGACGCAGATGCCGATGCTGACGCTGATGCCGATGCTGATGCTGATGCTGATGCCGACGCGGATGCCGATGCTGACGCGGATGCCGATGCTGATGCCGACGCGGATGCCGATGCTGACGCGGATGCCGATGCTGATGCCGATGCTGATGCCGACGCGGATGCCGATGCTGACGCGGATGCCGATGCCGATGCGGATGCCGATGCGGATGCCGATGCGGACGCTGATGCCGACACGGATGCAGATGCAGATGCTGACAGCGATGCTGACAGCGATTCCGACTCCGATTCTGACAGCGATTCGGATTCTGACAGCGACTCCGACTCGGACAGCGATTCTGATTCCGACAGTGACTCCGACTCAGACAGTGATTCCGACTCCGACAGCGACTCCGATTCTGACAGCGATTCGGACTCCGACAGCGACTCTGACTCCGACTCTGACAGTGACTCGGACTCCGACAGCGATTCGGATGCTGACAGTGATTCCGACTCGGACAGTGACTCCGACTCGGACAGTGATTCCGATTCCGACAGCGATTCGGATGCTGACAGCGATTCGGATGCTGACAGCGATTCGGATTCTGACAGCGACTCCGACTCGGACAGTGACTCGGACTCAGACAGCGACTCAGACTCGGACAGCGACTCGGATGCCGACAGCGATTCGGACTCCGACAGCGATTCGGACTCCGACAGCGACTCAGATTCCGACAGTGATTCAGACTCTGACAGTGACTCCGATTCAGACAGCGATTCCGACTCAGACAGCGATTCCGACTCAGACAGTGATTCAGACTCCGACAGCGATTCGGATTCCGACAGTGATTCAGACTCGGACAGCGACTCGGATGCTGACAGCGATTCCGACTCGGACAGTGACTCCGATTCTGACAGCGATTCCGACTCGGACAGCGACTCTGATTCCGACAGCGATTCAGACTCCGACAGTGATTCGGACTCAGACAGCGACTCCGACTCTGACAGCGATTCCGATTCCGACAGCGATTCGGATTCTGACAGCGACTCCGACTCAGACAGCGATTCCGACTCGGACAGTGACTCCGATTCAGACAGCGACTCAGACTCGGACAGCGATTCGGACTCTGACAGTGACTCGGATGCTGACAGCGATTCGGATTCTGACAGCGACTCCGACTCAGACAGCGATTCTGATTCCGACAGTGACTCCGACTCAGACAGTGATTCCGACTCAGACAGCGATTCGGATTCTGACAGCGACTCCGACTCAGACAGCGATTCTGATTCCGACAGTGACTCCGACTCAGACAGTGATTCCGACTCAGACAGCGATTCGGATTCGGACAGCGATTCCGACTCGGACAGTGACTCCGATTCTGACAGCGATTCCGACTCGGACAGTGATTCAGACTCCGACAGCGATTCGGATTCCGACAGTGATTCAGACTCGGACAGCGACTCGGATGCTGACAGCGATTCCGACTCTGACAGTGACTCCGATTCCGACAGTGACTCGGATTCCGACAGCGACTCGGATTCCGACAGCGACTCTGACTCAGACAGTGATTCAGACTCGGACAGTGATTCCGACAGCGACTCGGATTCGGACAGCGACTCGGATTCCGACAGTGACTCCGATTCAGACAGCGACTCCGACTCGGACAGCGATTCAGACTCTGACAGTGATTCAGACTCTGACAGCGACGCAGATTCTGACAGCGATTCAGACTCTGACAGTGACTCCGATTCTGACAGCGATTCGGACTCAGACAGCGACTCTGACTCCGACAGCGACGCAGATTCCGATGCCGATTCTGATAAATCCATTTCGCTGGAGGTGGACTTCAGCAAGACCGAATCCTCGAAAGTCACTGAAATCAACGGTGGCAGTGATGATCCGAACGGTTATGACGTGGATGAAAATGGCAAGATTATTGCCATTGGCGATAACGTTACCCTTTGGATCACCAAAGGGGATATTGAAGCCGGGCGTGTTTCCGATGAGATACCAAAAGGTCAGATCAAGTACTACTCCGACGGCAACCCATCGGGCGATACCAGCCACAGTGATGTCTTCCTTCTCCACCAGGGCAGCGGTTACTGGCAGGATGGTAATTTCCGGGAGCTGAATTCCGTAAAAGGAAATACGACCTCAGCTTCAGGGCCAAACGGAGATGCCCGCGACACCATCTATGTCCAGGATGATGGTAAGGGATGGAGCGCTGAAAAAGGTCCGGCTAACGTTAACGGCAATATTAACTATGTCGATAATGTCTCAGTGACCATTGGCGGCCACAAGGTGGTGCAGGGATCTAACTCTATCTCCGATGTGACGTCATCCAAGGGAGGCAGCGGCTGGGATCCCAACGCACCAGGCAGTCATACGACCTGGCACTATGAACTCTCGCTGGATGCGTCAATTGCGGGCGGCGGAGAGCACGACCAGATTACCTCCATCACGATCTCTGGTTTGCCGAAAGGAAGCATTGAGTTTAACGGTAAATCCTATGACGTTGATGCCAATGGCCATGTCGTTATTGATGTCGATGACACCGCGGATCTGAATGCGAAAATCACCATCAATACCGATAACCCGCTTAACTCGGGCGATATTAAAGTGGATATCTCGACGTCGGTGAATGGCGAACCGCATGAAAGCGGAGAGATTGCGGTAAGCGACGATCACCACAGCATTACGCTGTCGGGGGAGGATTCTTCGACGCCTCAGGAAAGCCATGATACCGAGATGATGACGGCGTCAATCGATGAGCATCACGATCTCAACGAGAATCATAGCAGCCACGACGCGCAACCGCAGAGCGAAGAGTCGGAGGGGGATAATGAATCGCATGCTTCACTCCTCGATAGTGAAGATCTCTACCTGACACCAACAGAACCGGATAACAACGTCGCCCCGGCGGAACATCACGACGCGCCCGTGGCGGGTGACACCGGGCAACCGGAAACGTCATTAACCCATTTGGTCGATGAGAGTGCCGAGTTATCGCCTGATGATTCGCACGCCGGGTCTGCAAAAACCGCAACCGCCACGGCTGAGCCGGATGACACTCAGCATGACAACCCGACAAGCGCCACGACGCTGAGTAGCGAAGAGCCGCTTAATTTTAGCGATATCATTCATGACGAAGGCAACGACAACGATTTGAGCAAACTCCTTCCGGTGGCTGACGTTAGCGCCGAAAGTCACAACAGCGCCGATCAGATCGTTGCGGCTGATGCGCCCCATGATGCAGGCGACACCTATGCCGGAGGCGATCAGGCTCAAATGGATAATCTGATCGCCAAACCTGATATCGACGCCTGA
- a CDS encoding tryptophan synthase subunit beta translates to MFFIERDRDGRIVRIEHASFPEATEQTTETTVEIEEWLKANTLRSANLQQLQQSDLDMVRVLEDLIEVLMSKGVISITDLPVAAQNKLLNRAKARRALGGLEDLIGDDDRLI, encoded by the coding sequence ATGTTTTTTATAGAACGTGACCGCGATGGACGCATTGTAAGAATTGAACACGCTTCATTCCCCGAGGCGACTGAGCAAACCACAGAAACGACGGTTGAAATCGAAGAGTGGTTAAAAGCGAATACCCTTCGTAGTGCGAACCTGCAACAACTGCAGCAAAGCGACCTGGATATGGTCCGTGTGCTGGAAGACCTTATCGAAGTACTGATGAGTAAAGGGGTCATTAGCATCACCGATTTACCTGTCGCGGCGCAAAACAAATTGCTCAACCGCGCCAAAGCGCGACGGGCTCTCGGTGGATTGGAAGATTTAATTGGTGACGACGACAGATTAATTTAG
- the lapD gene encoding cyclic di-GMP receptor LapD, giving the protein MSLYKQLLIGICLFTLVIFCGSFYVTLESSRDQYHNQLSAHAQDTATALGLSLTANIDDPVMTELMVNSIFDSGYFYRIRVTDIKTGKPLIERKNMPQSAAVPDWFVRLVRLNPGQGEAVVMRGWTQEARVEVISHPLFALTRLWESLVASFLLLSACSLVCVLGAMLMLRRRLRPLNYIVEQATAISQREFLNLPALPKTPELRRVVEATNMMVTQLKALFSEQAERTEILRQQAYSDSLTGLNNRRAFDIQLQSRLSDEERGSGHLILLRVQDLIGQNQRLGGSRTDQLLMAVAAILNDLQQRFFHNEGFLARIRGGEFAIIAPPILPQEMESLVARLTTQLKALHETGLSDVTPVAHISHVVFHVGDTPQTLLLQADQALAMAETEMRFFADSQPSAAVENDDDHYRWHQRLETILEKKAFTLFSQPVYQCNNKNIILHHKILARIQTEEGEMIPAGRFMPWIHRLALSQRMDIVMLQQTLKAMENTTQPAALSISGESVADEESMDSLLQPLKNARHLAARLTLELDENELPDPEHVSMLVQKLKALDCRLGIQHFGGRFHLIGNLPQWGLAWIKVDGGYIRNIDKEEDKKLFIEAIYWATRQVNLPLIAERVETEGELAVLEKMGLYGAMGRYFSDASTLTTSLSGEQPCFL; this is encoded by the coding sequence ATGTCTCTTTATAAACAGCTACTCATTGGGATTTGTCTGTTCACGTTGGTTATCTTTTGCGGCAGTTTTTATGTCACGCTGGAAAGCTCGCGCGATCAGTACCATAACCAGCTGAGTGCGCATGCCCAGGATACCGCAACGGCACTGGGGCTCTCGCTCACCGCCAATATCGATGATCCGGTCATGACGGAGCTGATGGTGAACTCCATCTTCGACAGCGGTTACTTTTACCGGATACGGGTTACCGATATTAAAACCGGTAAGCCGTTGATCGAACGGAAAAACATGCCGCAAAGCGCCGCCGTACCTGACTGGTTCGTTCGTCTGGTACGGCTCAATCCCGGTCAGGGCGAGGCCGTCGTCATGCGCGGCTGGACGCAAGAAGCCCGCGTTGAGGTCATCAGCCACCCATTATTTGCGCTGACGCGCCTGTGGGAGAGTCTGGTTGCCAGCTTCCTGCTGCTTAGCGCCTGTAGCCTGGTCTGTGTGCTGGGGGCGATGCTGATGCTGCGTCGCCGTCTGCGCCCATTGAATTATATCGTCGAGCAAGCAACGGCAATCAGTCAGCGTGAATTTCTGAATCTTCCCGCATTGCCGAAAACCCCGGAGTTACGCCGGGTGGTAGAAGCCACCAATATGATGGTGACCCAGCTCAAAGCGCTGTTTAGCGAACAAGCCGAGCGTACCGAAATTCTGCGCCAGCAAGCTTACAGTGACAGCCTGACAGGACTGAATAACCGCCGCGCCTTTGATATTCAGTTGCAATCACGCCTGAGCGATGAAGAACGGGGCTCCGGGCATCTGATTTTGCTACGCGTTCAGGATCTTATCGGGCAGAACCAACGCCTTGGCGGATCAAGAACCGACCAGTTATTGATGGCTGTTGCCGCTATCCTGAACGACCTGCAGCAGCGCTTCTTCCATAACGAAGGTTTTCTGGCGCGCATTCGCGGCGGGGAATTTGCCATTATCGCCCCACCGATCCTGCCACAAGAGATGGAAAGCCTGGTCGCGAGGCTCACGACCCAGCTAAAAGCACTGCATGAAACCGGGCTGAGCGACGTGACTCCCGTCGCGCACATCTCGCACGTTGTTTTCCATGTCGGTGATACACCACAGACTCTCCTGCTGCAGGCTGACCAGGCGCTGGCCATGGCGGAAACAGAGATGCGTTTCTTTGCCGATAGCCAGCCCTCTGCGGCGGTGGAAAACGACGACGATCACTACCGCTGGCATCAGCGTCTGGAAACCATTCTGGAGAAAAAAGCCTTTACGCTGTTCTCGCAGCCGGTTTATCAGTGCAACAATAAAAACATTATCCTGCACCATAAAATTCTCGCCCGCATCCAAACGGAAGAAGGCGAGATGATTCCGGCAGGCCGCTTTATGCCGTGGATTCATCGTCTGGCGCTCAGTCAGCGTATGGATATTGTGATGCTTCAGCAAACGTTGAAAGCGATGGAGAACACGACCCAGCCGGCAGCGCTGAGTATTAGCGGTGAAAGCGTTGCGGATGAAGAGAGCATGGATTCCCTGCTCCAGCCGCTGAAAAATGCACGCCACCTGGCGGCCAGGCTGACGCTGGAGCTGGATGAAAATGAGCTGCCTGATCCAGAGCACGTCAGTATGCTGGTACAGAAATTAAAAGCGCTGGATTGCCGTCTGGGGATCCAGCATTTCGGCGGTCGCTTCCACCTGATTGGCAACCTGCCGCAATGGGGGCTGGCGTGGATTAAAGTCGATGGCGGCTATATTCGAAATATTGATAAAGAAGAAGATAAGAAGCTATTTATCGAGGCCATCTACTGGGCGACTCGCCAGGTGAATCTCCCGTTAATCGCCGAACGCGTCGAAACGGAAGGCGAACTGGCTGTATTGGAAAAAATGGGGCTGTATGGCGCAATGGGGCGTTATTTTAGCGACGCCAGCACCCTCACGACATCACTCTCAGGAGAACAACCATGTTTTTTATAG
- the lapG gene encoding cysteine protease LapG, whose protein sequence is MNAQKGRHLFWQRWLTFGLALLLTFSPGLVASWDFAAINAQSQQLYGPASPTAQRYINEWAALVKNAPPGDIKETLNRVNQFFNSRMRFRDDIAVWGQQDYWATPIEFLRKGAGDCEDYALAKYFTLREMGVPASQLRITYVKALQLNQAHMIVAWYATPDAIPLILDNLKTTILPATQRNDLLPVYSFNEQGLWIPQAGKSKRVGDSKRLSRWQDLLTKMRAEGFDINE, encoded by the coding sequence GTGAACGCCCAAAAAGGCAGGCACTTGTTCTGGCAACGCTGGCTGACATTCGGCCTGGCGCTGCTGCTTACGTTTTCTCCTGGCCTGGTTGCGAGTTGGGACTTTGCGGCCATCAATGCCCAAAGCCAGCAACTGTATGGCCCGGCATCGCCAACCGCGCAACGTTATATCAATGAATGGGCAGCATTAGTTAAAAACGCACCACCCGGGGATATTAAAGAGACCTTAAACCGCGTAAACCAATTTTTTAATTCCCGTATGCGTTTTCGCGATGATATTGCAGTATGGGGTCAGCAAGATTATTGGGCGACCCCCATTGAGTTTTTACGCAAAGGCGCAGGCGACTGTGAAGACTACGCACTGGCAAAATATTTTACCTTACGTGAAATGGGCGTCCCCGCCAGCCAGTTACGTATTACCTACGTTAAAGCGTTGCAGTTAAATCAGGCACACATGATTGTCGCCTGGTATGCCACACCAGATGCTATTCCGCTGATCCTGGATAATTTAAAAACCACGATATTACCCGCGACCCAGCGTAATGATTTGCTCCCGGTTTATTCCTTTAATGAGCAAGGATTATGGATACCGCAGGCGGGGAAAAGTAAACGCGTCGGCGACAGCAAAAGGCTTTCTCGCTGGCAGGATCTTCTCACCAAAATGCGTGCAGAAGGATTTGACATTAATGAATAG
- a CDS encoding glycosyltransferase, producing the protein MSLSHLLAQTRPMVEQFNIDALTSPSPNYVIFFSVSTGQERAHTELAGGKTLDDAWLAGARALQRWSKKEAKAPIWMRVDVVNHVEALRWDALQSKLRKTKRNYFRFGLSFTPTFEFAILEQEIAANALLYMGTEGVATPNSKNLANYSQQRFGRELQWPDDPAQPIWRFTTSGVFSDGNQTLRIESQGAHSGYRQLPHWQDELEPMIHSASDYLARQIKKSGRYHYGWFPCFDRAIPTYNALRHASSTYALLEGWEVTQNEAQFAAIERALSDLSATLIRTYTLPEGGEADFLIDTGDEIKLGGNAVCILAMAKYTELTGNRLYLAQMERLANGIAFMQHAETGGFSHVLNAADLSLKAEHRIIYYDGEAAFALMRLYGLTKAPRWLAMVERAMGYFIAQKHWQAHDHWLSYCVNELTLYRPEERYFQFGLDNVRGHLDFVLNRVTTYPTLLELMMAAQHMIARLQKDEKHRHLLADFDLEMFSRALEYRARYLANGFFWPELAMFFKKPQKIVGSFFIRHHSYRVRIDDVEHYLSGYVAYRKYLQGGQPEASAPVRKQQLVFLGSNFRHEGNGIEISTIRRCALFIRELGIKPMVIISSWNPALAATVKQLHQNGKLPQPVEAMTVYDWLPDMLMRGELRPLPEGPAGKVIKTRRDSAGKIEALRYSKDNGHVSHEDFVHPQTRQIMLRRTYRTDQGNTFLEAIHLSFTDHVHTYATEGAFAAAMLTHNLDKTTTWHFLVDKNLAWREFVCSEPKNTLHATLSAVIHSTHRLDNGRYKQAYRHLWVDEKRLDRILVLTHQQHDELAQEITGAHRLRTIPHHLDNALTEGTREKTASQRVLFMARYSPEKQHQLLFSAFARVVKQLPEAELHTWGNGALKETLADWVKQNGLDHNIYLHGFSADLEAIHRQSNCAVLCSNHEGFSLFALESLAYGTPQVSFDIKYGPRDLLQDSGAGVLVKANDEQALANALIDLLSDPVKLKAMQENAHRHAERYSATAIARLWQTWWQEIQLLGEENPPQGSQSMPAGL; encoded by the coding sequence ATGTCGCTCAGCCATTTACTCGCGCAAACCCGGCCGATGGTCGAACAATTCAATATTGATGCGCTCACATCGCCCTCTCCGAATTACGTGATCTTTTTTAGCGTGAGTACGGGTCAGGAACGGGCCCACACAGAACTGGCTGGCGGTAAAACGCTGGATGACGCCTGGCTTGCAGGTGCCCGCGCGCTCCAGCGCTGGAGTAAAAAAGAGGCGAAAGCGCCCATCTGGATGCGGGTTGATGTCGTCAATCACGTTGAAGCTTTACGCTGGGATGCTCTGCAAAGCAAATTGCGTAAAACCAAACGCAATTATTTTCGCTTCGGGCTGAGCTTCACGCCGACATTTGAGTTTGCCATTCTTGAACAAGAAATCGCCGCTAACGCGCTTCTCTATATGGGTACTGAGGGTGTCGCGACGCCCAACAGTAAAAATCTGGCAAACTATTCCCAACAACGTTTTGGCCGCGAACTGCAATGGCCCGACGATCCAGCACAGCCAATCTGGCGCTTTACGACCAGTGGCGTCTTTAGCGACGGCAACCAGACACTGCGAATAGAATCCCAGGGCGCACATTCGGGTTATCGACAATTACCGCACTGGCAGGATGAACTGGAGCCGATGATCCATTCGGCAAGCGACTATCTCGCCCGCCAGATAAAAAAATCTGGCCGTTATCATTACGGTTGGTTCCCCTGTTTTGATCGCGCAATCCCGACCTACAACGCACTCCGTCATGCCAGCTCAACCTACGCTCTCCTTGAAGGATGGGAGGTGACGCAGAATGAGGCGCAGTTTGCGGCGATCGAAAGAGCGTTAAGTGATCTCTCAGCCACGCTTATCCGTACATACACTCTGCCGGAGGGTGGCGAGGCCGATTTTCTGATCGACACGGGGGATGAAATCAAACTCGGTGGGAATGCTGTCTGTATTCTGGCGATGGCAAAATATACCGAACTGACGGGAAACAGGCTGTATCTGGCGCAAATGGAACGCCTCGCAAACGGTATTGCTTTCATGCAGCATGCCGAAACCGGCGGATTCAGCCATGTACTGAATGCCGCGGATTTATCCCTGAAAGCCGAGCATCGTATTATTTATTATGACGGAGAAGCAGCCTTTGCACTGATGCGCCTTTATGGACTGACAAAAGCCCCGCGCTGGCTGGCAATGGTTGAACGGGCGATGGGCTACTTTATCGCGCAGAAACACTGGCAGGCACATGACCACTGGCTAAGTTATTGCGTCAACGAGCTCACGCTTTACCGCCCCGAAGAGCGCTACTTCCAGTTTGGTCTGGATAACGTTCGCGGGCATCTGGATTTCGTCCTGAACAGAGTGACAACCTACCCGACCCTGCTTGAGCTCATGATGGCGGCGCAGCATATGATCGCTCGCCTGCAGAAGGACGAGAAACACCGTCATCTGCTGGCGGATTTCGATCTTGAGATGTTTTCTCGTGCGCTGGAATACCGCGCTCGCTATCTGGCAAACGGTTTTTTCTGGCCAGAACTGGCGATGTTCTTCAAAAAACCCCAGAAAATTGTCGGCAGTTTTTTCATCCGCCACCACAGTTATCGGGTACGCATTGATGATGTAGAGCACTACCTTTCCGGTTATGTGGCCTACCGCAAATATTTACAGGGGGGGCAGCCAGAAGCCTCCGCTCCAGTACGTAAGCAACAACTGGTCTTTCTGGGAAGTAATTTCCGTCACGAAGGTAATGGGATCGAAATTTCAACGATACGGCGCTGCGCGCTGTTTATCCGCGAGCTGGGTATCAAACCGATGGTCATTATCTCGAGCTGGAATCCAGCATTAGCTGCCACCGTCAAGCAGTTACATCAAAATGGCAAACTGCCACAGCCCGTTGAGGCCATGACCGTCTATGACTGGCTGCCCGACATGTTGATGCGCGGAGAGCTACGCCCGCTTCCTGAAGGGCCGGCAGGAAAAGTCATTAAGACACGCCGGGACAGCGCCGGAAAGATCGAAGCACTGCGGTACTCAAAGGACAATGGTCACGTCAGCCACGAGGACTTTGTTCATCCGCAGACACGCCAGATTATGCTGCGGCGAACTTACCGCACAGACCAGGGCAACACCTTCCTTGAGGCGATTCACCTGTCCTTCACCGACCACGTGCACACCTATGCCACGGAAGGGGCATTTGCGGCGGCGATGTTGACCCATAACCTGGACAAAACAACGACCTGGCATTTCCTCGTTGATAAGAATCTGGCCTGGCGGGAATTTGTCTGCTCAGAGCCGAAAAATACGCTGCATGCCACCCTCAGTGCGGTTATTCACTCCACTCATCGTCTGGACAATGGGCGCTACAAACAAGCCTATCGTCACCTGTGGGTGGATGAAAAACGGCTCGACCGTATTCTGGTGCTCACCCACCAGCAGCATGATGAGCTGGCGCAGGAAATCACCGGCGCACACCGATTGCGGACGATCCCCCACCATCTGGATAATGCGCTCACAGAAGGGACAAGGGAAAAAACCGCCTCCCAGCGGGTACTTTTTATGGCCCGCTACTCACCTGAAAAACAGCATCAACTGTTGTTCAGCGCCTTTGCGCGCGTGGTGAAACAGCTTCCTGAAGCCGAGCTTCACACCTGGGGTAACGGCGCGTTAAAAGAAACGCTCGCCGACTGGGTAAAACAAAACGGCCTGGATCATAATATCTATCTCCATGGTTTTTCTGCCGATCTGGAGGCGATCCACCGTCAGTCAAACTGCGCTGTTCTGTGCTCTAATCATGAAGGTTTTTCGCTTTTCGCCCTGGAGTCATTAGCCTACGGAACCCCGCAGGTCAGTTTTGACATCAAGTACGGCCCACGCGATCTTTTGCAGGATTCCGGTGCGGGTGTTCTGGTAAAGGCGAACGATGAACAGGCGCTGGCTAACGCGCTGATTGACTTACTCAGTGACCCGGTGAAACTAAAAGCAATGCAGGAAAATGCGCACCGCCATGCGGAGCGTTATTCTGCAACAGCGATAGCCAGACTCTGGCAAACGTGGTGGCAGGAAATACAGTTATTAGGTGAAGAGAACCCACCGCAGGGTAGTCAGTCAATGCCCGCAGGTTTATAA